The sequence GAGTGAGACTGATCATGGTAATGCAGCTGACACTTGCGGAGGGCTTTCCTGGACCAAGCGCTATTTTAAGTGCTTTTTGTGTAGGAAGTCAGTCCCTTCAACCACCTTCGGTGGGTGCTTTTAGTGTCATCAGTTCACAAAGGAAGAAACCAGGGAACAGAGAGCCATTATATGACTGGCCCAAACTCACAGCCCACGAGTGACAGGGCTGGGGTTCCAACCAGCTAGAAGTCTTGCTTCCAAACATGGTGCTTTCCATACTCGTGCAACTTCCGGCTCTCCAACTCCAGCCGTTGCTGGGGGGATTCAAGAAAAGCACATAATCATCGCCTGACACGTAACAGGTGCTGAATACATGCTGGTTCCTTCGGCCACTTGATCTCCAAGCATGGAGTTCACACATAGCTCTAAATATAAAATCTACTTCCCAACAAGGAGACAAGTCCCACCAGGTCCCAGGGTAGCTTACAACAGTTAACCAGTAAAATGGATGCTTTGTCTCTAGGGTTGGTACAGACACGGCCAGATGGTATTGGCCCTGCCTGATTAACCCTCATCGGGCAAGAATTTACAGTTGAATGAATGCTACACAGTCAAAACAAGGCCATAAAAGTTGGGATTCTGCTCAGGTTTCAAAAGGACCCTGTGGCTTTCCATTTAGGACTCGTGAGTCCTGAATTCTTAAAGCAGCCTAGGGCAAGCTCCTAGTTATCTGGGTAACTTGCCCCAGGCTGGGCCCCTGCAAGCAGCTAAGCCCATCAGATCTGTTTTGGGGATTGCATTAAATGTGCCTGTTTATGATGGGATGGGGGTGGACTACCTGGGCCTATAACAAGGTAAGGCTCAGTTTTGATAACCAAGAGAGGaaggacagggcttcccagatggagctagtggtaaagaacccatctgccaatgcaggaaatgtaagagacttgggtttgatccctgggcggggaagatcccctggaggagggcatagcaacacactccagtgttcttgcctggagaatcttcacggaaagaggagcctggtgggctatagcccatagggtcacaaagagttggacacaactgaagcgacttagcacacatgcatgcatagtaAGGACAACAGTCCCCAGCTCTGCACACTGTGAATGCCCCTGGCTGCAGCTGACTCACCACAGTCTGTAGGACCCCCTGTCTTAGCTCAGGCTGCTCAAACAGGATACCacaggcaggggcttccctggtggtgtccagtggttaagactctggctTCTAATGCAAGGgccataggttccatccctggttggggaactaagatcctaagatctcacatgccacacagcatagccaaaaaatataaagtaacaataagaataataactttaaaaaataaatactaacaaaaatagaattaaaaaaaaaaaagaataccataGACAGGGCAGCATAAACAgccaacatttatttctcacgagtctggaggctggaagttcatggttgggTCCTTGGTGAGGGTCTCTTCCTACTTGTCCTCACATGGCACTGATTccatcatgagggccccaccctcatgacttcaTCTAACAAGAAtcacctcccagaggccccacctccaaacaccatcCCACGGCTGCGGGGGCGGGGGCTATGGTTTCAACATACGAATTTTAGGAGGGGACACACTAAGTCCACAGCAACTACCATGTGAAAACACATGCTACAGGTCACCCCATTTCCtgttggttttgttgttgctaaTCTGGGGCACGGGGACAGCTCCTGGGTGCTGCCCTCCTGGTGCACTGCGGAGGCCCTAACCCATTTCTGTTGCCACAGGGTGACCTGGGATTGTGGGGGGCTGCAGGGGGGCAGCAGGAATGAAGGGGTGGAATGATGCATTTGCTCTGTGCGCCCTCTGCTGGTACTGTGCGAGCAAACCACACGTCCTGGAAGTGGActgaagtgaaagctgctcagtcgtgtccgactctttgcaactatacagtccatggaattctccaggccagaatactggagtgggtagcctttcccttctccagagattggaccaacccagggatcgaacccaggtctccagcattgcaggcagattctttaccagctgagccacaaggaaagcccaagaatactggagtgggtagaggtGGCTCTTCCCGCCAAAACTGGTGAGAATCTAGGCTCTCATCTCCCACTGCGCTGACACTTCTGGGCTGTGACTGTCAACCTAGATGACGATGGAAATCCCCATCACCTAAGGAAGCTGGGCGtgggcctgggcctgcaggtctgctcagtcatgtccggctctttgcaaccccattaactgtaacccaccaggctcctctgtccagaggactttccaggcaagaatactcggcaacggtgttttttttaaaggtctctaGGTGATTCTACACGTGGAGCCCAGGTTGAGAACCTAttctttagggggaaaaaaaaatggctgagGGAAACAAAATCCACAGAGACACGTTATTCTGGTGCTTCCCATCCTGACCAACTATTTCAAAAATTCCCAGCCTGGGTGCATTGCAGAATTAGCCTCAAGCTTGACAAAAAGACTCTGGGGACCCAACCCTGGACATAATCAGAAACTCCAGGGCTGAAGCTTGCTCAGGGAAGTGCTTACAAGTACCCCAAGAGGCCTATTTGAATTCATTTTGGGTTGTAataagtcaaaagtgaaagtcaaagtcaaagtgaagtcgctcagtcgtgtccgactctttgcaaccccatggactgtagcctaccaggctcctccctccatgggtttctccaggcaagagtactggagtaggttgccatttccttctccaggggatcttcccgacccagggatcaaacccggtctcctgcattccaggcagactctttaacctctgagccaccagggaagcccctaataagtCAAGGTCAAACCATTAATCCTTAAGACATTTTACAGGAACAGACTATCAAATAGCACAGCCTTGGGAAAACAGGCTCACAGGCGTTGAAGGCACTTGATGAGCAGGTGAGGGAAGGGTAGAGCCAGGCTCCGACAGTTCTAGATAATTATATAATCAAGTCTTCTGTATAACTGAATCCTCaccataaactttttttaaagtctttttttgatgtggaccattttttgtctttattgaatttgttgcaatattgcctctgttttttgcttgttttggctttttggctgcaaggcttgtgggatcttagttcccaaaccagggatcaaacccacgccccttgcattggatggcagtcttaaccactggaccaccagggaagtctccacacTATAACTTCTTGAGggtaaagacagagaaagaaactggaaaaggagagACTTCTACGTAGAAGATATCTGGGGAGAAAAGCTTCCAGGCAGAGGAACTGTGTCattacaaaggccctgaggctggaggGTGCTTGACTATTGGAAGAGGAGCAAGGGAAATACAGCCAAGTGAAGTGATTGGCACAGAGCTGTGGATGAGGCAAGGAAGCTGGGGGAAGGGTCCAGGCCATGCTCCAGGCAGGACCTCTAGACCACAGTAAGAATTTCAACTTCTATAGAAGTGAGGCAATCCTCTTTTTTCAAAGGATCACTTTGGCTGCTGTGAGAACAGGCTCTAGCAGGGTAAGGGTGGAAGCAGCAAGCTGCAATAATACAGAGGCCACAAGGGCAGCTTGGATCAGGGTGGCGGGGCTGGCGGAGGTGAGAGCAGTCAGGTTCTGGCTGTTTTAAAGTCGGTATAAAACAGTCTGTCAATGGAACCACATGTCATTTACCCTGAAGAGCCAGCACTTCTGAGTGGGTCTAAAGCCctctgggaccctccaggcccacCACCAGGCTCTGGTCATGCCTTCCACTGCACACACAGCCCCTCTACCTAGGGAACCCACAGACACACCGTGGCTGAcaatgggggtgaggggagggctgGACAGCGTTCCCAAACATCTGAGACACACAATCACAGCCCCACCCATGCAGACCATGGCCTCGGactggcagaaattaacacagaggaagaaactgttaAAGGAGAGACTTCTATGTAGATACCTAGGGAGAAAATTAACAGAGGAAACAACAAACCCACGATAAGCCTAGTCCTATCGCTTGTTTCATTAACTAAAgacaaatacaaattaaagccGCTTCCTCTTGTTCCTAAATGCTCCCAAGCTTTCAGAGTTCTCTTCTTCTCTGACAAGCAAAGCTTCCCCACAGTGATGTGGATCCAAATCAGGGTCCTCCCTGAGCAAGGGTGTCCATCCCGCTCCTGTCCAAGGCAGGACAGTCTTGCTGCTCCCGCAGCCCACCTCCTCCTCACACCTGGGGTGCCCTTCAAGGTCCGGGCCCCAGGCCATCTGCACCCCTCTCCCCAACTCGCCCCCTGCTGCTGTTCTGCTTTGGACCACCCTACTCTTCTCTTGCCTTGCACATTTCCCTGTCTCTAACACACATACACTTAGCATCCGGCCTCCTCCCCACTGACACTGTCGGCCCCACAAAGGCCCAAAATCCCCTCCTTTTCTGAACTACATACAATGCCTTACACCCAGCATAAGAGGTCTGGGATGACTGGCTGACTTGGAAGCCTTCGATAACaaactgtgtttgtttgtttattatctttttttgttgttgttctagttgtgctgagtcttcgatgctgtacaggcttttctcttgttgcagagagtgggggttactctccaGCTgcgcttctcactgcggtggtttcCCCTATTGCAGAGCAGGTGCTCCAGGACATGTGGGCTTTGGTAgatgtggttcccaggctccagagcacaggctcagcagctgtggcgcATGGGCCCAGGGGCTACGCAGCACAtgcgatcttcctggaccaggaatcaaatcgagCCTGAATCGTCTGCCCTGGCAGGCGGACTCCACCActggggcaccagggaagccccaaaccatCGTGAATTATATGCTTTACTTGCTTCTGTGAAATGCAGTAGATTAAGAAGATCTAActtggtacagtggtaaagaatctacctgctaatgcaggagacccaggtttgatccctgggtcaggaagatcccctggaggaggaaatggcaacccactccagtattcttgcctggaaaatcccatggacagaggagcctagagggttacagcccatggggtcacaaagagtgggactcgactgagcacacacatgcaaaaaaaaaaaaaaaaaaaacgtgtttCATGTTATCTTGACGATAAAGTCATCTTTCTCAAAATGCCATTTTTCAGTCTACACAGAGGAAGGAAACCTCTCCAAATATTTGATCTTTATCACATTCTTTACAACAATGGAAAATGGAAATCATTTAAAAGGACCAGCTACATCCACTCAGTGGAATATTTTGCaattactgattttctttttttgcataaaaagtatttaaaagaatcaaataatctgggccttttgtttttatgtatttgtaagGTATACTccccatttttttctaattttgagaTCTAATTGGCATATAGCATTGTATTAACATATACAAtataatgacatatatatatatagtaaaattacAGTAAGTTAACATCCAGCATCTCGCACAGTTAACAAGGTTTTTTCCCTTGTGGCTATTCTAAACGATCAACCCCTCCGGCCGCTGGGTGTACCAGGAGGCGCAGCACCGGGCGAGCGAAATCCCTCCCCGTTGCCTGGGATCCCTTCCAACGAGTCACCAGCTCTGCATCAGCAgtgacatccaaccatcccaGGAGACCAGGAGGATTTTTTCCCACTTTACAGACGTGAAAACTAAGGTTCTGAGAGACTTCATAACCTGGCTTTGAGAACTAACAGATCACAAGTCCCCCATACCTGTCCGATTTCAGAGCAGAGGATGGTTTGAGCAAACCTGTCATTGCTTTCTCCGAGAACCTATCAGAAACTTCTGGCCATTATCTCGATGCCACACGCAAGTCCAGTGAAGAATCTGCACTCGGGGCCTCTTTCCTAAACCCGGCTACTAACGTCCACCTTGTGAGTTTTCTCACCCCAGGGGCACAGGCATAAGTTTCTAGGCAGCCCAACCCAGTCCTTCAACCCCGCCCACACCCTCTGCCTTCCTACCGGAGCCTCCCGGCATCCACCTGGGCTCCCAGCATCCACTTGGGCTCCAGGCCATTCACTTGAGCGCGTCCAGCACCCCGAACACCTGCGTGAACCGCTCTTGGTCCAGGACGCGCCCGTAGCGCAGGGTGAGGTAGAAGGTCTGTTTCCCACTGTACTGCTGGATCCGCATGAACAGCTCCTGGGGCCGATCCGGGCTCTCCGTCATGGGGATCACGTCGGCCACGGGGCAGTAGGTGTCCTGTCGCCGGCCCCAGAAGGTCAGGTGGGCCACCCGCAGCACGGTGCCCGCCTCGTTCACATACAGGATGCCCACCAGCCTCCGGAAGAAATGGCTCATCCAACACAACATGGCCAGGGCGAAGCCGGCGACCCCGCCCGCCAGGCACAAGGAGCTGAAGGGCATGAGGCCCTGGGAGTAGCAGTAGAGGCCCGGTGGCAGGGCGGCCACCGTCAGGGCCGTCTGTGCCACCTTCAGCCGAGACAGGTACCCGAAGGCCTTGATGGCGTCGAACCGGTACACCATCTGAAACTTCTCCGTCTCTGGGCCCAGTGGCTTCTCCTTGGACGGGGGCGGCCCGCTTCCCACCCACCTCCTGGGATCCTGCCCACCGCAGCAGCACAGCCGGTGGAGGGGCCTGCCCCAGGCGGCTGGCCCTGGCGACCGCGCCACAGCTCGGAGGACGGCAGCCTGGAAGGGAGACAGGGAGACCATTTCTCTCAGGGAACTCAACCGTGCGGATCACTCAAGGGACAGGTGCAAAGCCCCTCACACAGAGGCCAGTCCTGTGAGATCGGCATTACTGCCAGACACGGAAAGAAAGGTAAAGCCAGTGGCTTTGTTTGCTGTTGttcgttgctaagtcgtgtctgactctctgcgaccccatggactgcagcccatcaggctcctctgttgcttTACCTTCCAGATCTTCAGGAAAGCTGTGCGCCACAGGGACCACCACTTCTACTTTATCATGGAGGAAACTAAGCCCAGAGAAGGCAAGCAATGTACCCAAAGACCCACAGCCAGTCGTGGGGCAgagtctgatttttaaaagtggtCCTCTTTCCTCCAGGTAGTTCAAGTAAATATGGGAAAGGAGGCAcaaccttcattcattcaacagttatCCTGCGAAAGGACAGCTCTACGCTGCCACTGAATAATCCATAGCCTGTGTGACATTTCCTCAGGCAAGAAACGCCATCAGTGTCCTGGTGGGGAACAAACCCGGGAGATAGTCATCACAATAACTTCCCAATTCTCGGTTAGATGAAAGCGTCTTCTTGGGGTCTGAAATGAAACGCTATTTCTTGGCCTAGACTGAGAAGGCGTTGAacgaaggaggagggagggatggaggcatCAACCCGCTGCGCTAGGGTTTCATGAGGCGCAGTTTCACACCTCGAATAGTGCAGTGAAAGATACTTTGGGCGGTGGAGTCAGATCTGGGTTCCAATCCCGACTGCTACAGTCACCAGCTGTGGatccttgggcaaattactccgcctctctgggcctcagtttcttcatctttcaaaACGGGGATCCAGAATATACTGAATGTGATGATGGTTTGAAAGACTTCAAAACGCACTTGATGCACTCCGAGTGCTCAGTGAGTTTTAGTTATCGCCAGCTGTTGGTCCACGTGACCGGAGGGCAAAGTAAGGCGGGAAGTAGCAAATTAAAACCCACGCGGATGTCCCTCTGGCAGATTCTCCGAATGAGAACCCCTGGCGTCTGCATACTTGCCCCAGGCCTGCCCCGGACCCCCAAAGCACGTCACCTCCCTCGCTCCCCACCAGTCACTTTCTTACCATGGTACCACTGCCCGGTGCCGGAAGTGAATCCACCTGCTCCCGGAACCGCTAATAGCGCGTGCTGGGCCCTAATAGGGCAGCGTAGCGGCGCGTTGCATTCCGGGATCTGTAGTCCAGAGCACATCCCAGAGCCGCTAGTCGCCGGCATTGTGGGAGTGGAGTCTCCTCCTCCCGGCGTGCCCTACGGCACGGGGGCCGGACCCGGAAGTTCCGGGCAGAGTTCCAAGTGCCAGCGTGTACTGTTAGGTGCGCGTGGAAACTGGGGTCATGGCTGCGCCCGGTCCAGCGCTCTGCCTCTTCGACGTGGACGGGACCCTAACGGCCCCGCGGCAGGTAAGAGGCGCCCGGCAGTAGCTGGTGCAGAGCCCCCTACTGCTCCCAGACGGGGCTAACGACCGCCCAGGTAGGCAATCTGGGGCGGCTAGGGACCGCCCACCTCCCTTGGAGCGACTGTACTCTACTCCGTGTTCCCTGGAGGGCTGAGACGGAAGCCCTACCTCAGGGTGCTCGGAGAGATGGGACAGGCCGAAAAACTCTAAGAGAGCAAGGAACTTGTGT is a genomic window of Bubalus kerabau isolate K-KA32 ecotype Philippines breed swamp buffalo chromosome 23, PCC_UOA_SB_1v2, whole genome shotgun sequence containing:
- the TMEM186 gene encoding transmembrane protein 186, giving the protein MAAVLRAVARSPGPAAWGRPLHRLCCCGGQDPRRWVGSGPPPSKEKPLGPETEKFQMVYRFDAIKAFGYLSRLKVAQTALTVAALPPGLYCYSQGLMPFSSLCLAGGVAGFALAMLCWMSHFFRRLVGILYVNEAGTVLRVAHLTFWGRRQDTYCPVADVIPMTESPDRPQELFMRIQQYSGKQTFYLTLRYGRVLDQERFTQVFGVLDALK